In Acanthochromis polyacanthus isolate Apoly-LR-REF ecotype Palm Island chromosome 18, KAUST_Apoly_ChrSc, whole genome shotgun sequence, the following proteins share a genomic window:
- the tpm2 gene encoding tropomyosin beta chain isoform X9 produces MKVIENRATKDEEKMEIQEMQLKEAKHIAEEADRKYEEVARKLVILEGDLERSEERAEVAEAKSGDLEEELKNVTNNLKSLEAQAEKYSQKEDKYEEEIKVLTDKLKEAETRAEFAERSVAKLEKTIDDLEDEVYAQKLKGKALSEELDLALNDMTTL; encoded by the exons atgaaggttatagagaacagagcaacaaaagatgaagaaaaaatggAGATCCAGGAGATGCAGCTGAAGGAAGCCAAACACATCGCTGAGGAGGCAGACCGAAAATATGAAGAG GTTGCACGTAAACTGGTGATCCTGGAGGGTGACCTGGAGCGCTCAGAGGAGCGTGCTGAGGTGGCTGAGGC TAAATCAGGTGACCTTGAGGAAGAGTTGAAAAATGTTACCAACAACTTGAAGTCACTGGAAGCCCAGGCTGAAAAG TACTCACAGAAGGAGGACAAATATGAAGAGGAAATTAAAGTTCTTACTGACAAGCTGAAGGAG GCAGAGACCCGTGCAGAGTTTGCAGAGAGGTCTGTGGCCAAGCTGGAGAAAACTATTGATGATTTGGAAG ATGAAGTGTATGCTCAGAAGCTAAAGGGCAAGGCTCTCAGTGAGGAGCTGGATCTGGCCCTCAACGACATGACTACACTGTAG